One genomic region from Amycolatopsis sp. FBCC-B4732 encodes:
- a CDS encoding transglutaminaseTgpA domain-containing protein — protein sequence MLGSAAVAGLLFTPVFGFTAVLVPVLVVVALAYACAELCTRWPKAAPYRPLLVLAVGILGLAEVVAFPTTLAGLPTGETLAVLARGATEGWLLTLQSTWPARPVPEQLLFVPLAVLLASTVGLEVLLRLRKPLLALLPGVLVAALSQAYQPLSGPVAVGAAVLYAGAGALTLWSRPGGSKPAWLVVVTVAGLLAGAAALGALDPAGRDPVRLTDRQIAPLAQHGLGNPLDEVGDRLARPGPEVFRYRSDAPVDRWRLAVLDGFDGANWSTDLRLRRLGERLDSASGGTTRTADVRVTGLPGPWLPSQPVPTGVTGVDPLVDQTAGALLLDPPGRDPRYRLTWSSPDVDAARLEGAEVDAKAEGGLGELGQVPPDVEQLARDAVRGLRPTFQSALQLERFLSTHYQVAVGADLPTGHGWPQLRRFLLDTRRGTSEQFAAAYVALARLTGIPARLVAGFGGSSEVDGDFRVVRNRDVLAWPEVAVAGVGWVPLDPTAAAAKTGQQTGLAKATALARRQLPPEQSLQPPQLPPGHQEADDDPVATGGSLRWDLVAATAVGALLVCWLWGVPLAKGIRTRRRRRSTGADGVLGAWAEARDRLRADGVPYRVGMTPRDLAELAGEGTKEPITRLGKVLDMALWSGVPVTEGAVRRAWQEVGELRRSLATRPWTTRLRSALDPRTLLPPARRR from the coding sequence GTGCTCGGCTCCGCGGCGGTCGCGGGGCTGCTCTTCACCCCCGTCTTCGGCTTCACCGCGGTGCTCGTCCCGGTCCTCGTCGTCGTGGCGCTCGCCTACGCCTGCGCCGAACTCTGCACCCGGTGGCCGAAAGCGGCGCCGTACCGCCCGCTGCTGGTGCTCGCCGTCGGGATACTCGGGCTGGCCGAGGTGGTCGCGTTCCCGACCACCCTCGCGGGGCTGCCGACCGGGGAGACGCTGGCCGTCCTGGCTCGCGGGGCCACCGAAGGCTGGCTGCTCACCCTGCAATCCACCTGGCCGGCCCGGCCGGTCCCGGAGCAGCTGCTGTTCGTCCCGCTCGCGGTGCTGCTCGCCTCGACCGTCGGCCTGGAAGTCCTGCTGCGGCTGCGAAAGCCGCTTCTCGCGCTGCTCCCGGGTGTGCTGGTGGCCGCGCTTTCCCAGGCGTACCAACCCTTGTCCGGCCCGGTCGCGGTGGGGGCGGCCGTGCTCTACGCGGGTGCCGGCGCGCTGACCCTGTGGTCCCGTCCCGGCGGATCGAAGCCGGCCTGGCTCGTGGTGGTGACCGTCGCCGGGCTGCTCGCCGGGGCCGCGGCGCTGGGTGCGCTCGACCCGGCCGGGCGCGATCCCGTCCGGCTCACCGACCGGCAGATCGCGCCGCTCGCGCAGCACGGGCTCGGCAACCCGCTGGACGAGGTCGGCGACCGGCTCGCCCGGCCCGGCCCGGAAGTCTTCCGCTACCGCAGCGACGCGCCGGTCGACCGCTGGCGGCTGGCCGTCCTCGACGGCTTCGACGGCGCCAACTGGTCCACCGACCTGCGGCTGCGCCGGCTCGGGGAGCGGCTCGACAGCGCGTCCGGCGGCACCACGCGCACCGCCGACGTGCGGGTGACCGGACTGCCGGGGCCGTGGCTGCCGAGCCAGCCGGTGCCGACCGGGGTGACCGGCGTCGACCCGCTCGTCGACCAGACGGCGGGCGCGCTGCTGCTCGACCCGCCCGGCCGGGACCCGCGGTACCGGCTCACGTGGTCGTCGCCCGACGTCGACGCGGCCCGGCTCGAGGGCGCGGAGGTCGACGCGAAGGCCGAAGGCGGGCTCGGTGAGCTCGGCCAGGTGCCCCCGGACGTCGAGCAGCTGGCCCGGGACGCCGTGCGCGGCCTGCGCCCGACGTTCCAGTCGGCGTTGCAGCTCGAACGGTTCCTCAGCACGCACTACCAGGTCGCCGTCGGCGCCGACCTGCCGACCGGGCACGGCTGGCCGCAGCTGCGGCGGTTCCTGCTCGACACGCGGCGGGGCACGAGCGAGCAGTTCGCCGCGGCCTACGTCGCCCTCGCGCGGCTGACCGGCATCCCGGCGCGGCTGGTGGCCGGGTTCGGCGGATCGTCCGAAGTGGACGGTGACTTCCGGGTCGTGCGCAACCGGGACGTGCTGGCGTGGCCCGAGGTGGCCGTCGCCGGCGTCGGCTGGGTGCCGCTCGACCCGACGGCCGCCGCGGCCAAGACCGGCCAGCAGACCGGTCTCGCGAAGGCGACCGCGCTGGCCCGCCGGCAGCTGCCGCCGGAGCAGTCGCTGCAGCCGCCGCAGCTGCCACCGGGACACCAGGAGGCCGACGACGACCCGGTGGCCACCGGCGGTTCGCTCCGCTGGGACCTGGTGGCGGCGACCGCCGTGGGCGCGCTGCTCGTCTGCTGGCTGTGGGGAGTGCCGCTGGCGAAGGGGATCCGCACCCGCCGCCGTCGCCGCTCGACGGGCGCGGACGGCGTCCTCGGCGCGTGGGCGGAGGCCCGCGATCGCCTGCGCGCGGACGGCGTGCCCTACCGCGTCGGCATGACCCCGCGCGACCTCGCCGAGCTGGCGGGCGAGGGCACGAAGGAGCCGATCACGCGGCTGGGCAAGGTGCTCGACATGGCGCTGTGGTCCGGGGTTCCGGTGACGGAAGGCGCGGTGCGGAGGGCGTGGCAGGAGGTGGGCGAGCTGCGCCGGAGCCTGGCGACGCGGCCGTGGACGACCCGCCTGCGCTCGGCACTGGACCCGCGCACGCTGCTACCCCCGGCCCGGCGCCGCTGA
- a CDS encoding ferredoxin reductase, with product MAEVGMRPPASPLRRRALRALRWLFTPLRPDDYLELINPLWSTRELRGLVERVEPERGGAATVLIRPGYDWVGHRPGQYVRLGVVIDGVHHWRAYSLTSSPGRADGLISITPKKVDGGVVSPYLVERARPGELVRLGEVEGAFTLPDRLDRGLLFVTAGSGITPVMSMLRHLAPGPGLRDVVHVHSARDATGVIFGEELEALEKEHDGFRLELRVTGRDGRFAPAELDTLCPDWRERECYACGPGELLDALQAHWKRHGDVERLHHERFQPIVGGEGAEGAGGSVRFAHRNLDADCPPGTPILVAGEEAGVDMPFGCRVGVCHTCVLPIREGRIRDLRTNVVSEKHNEIVRTCVHGAEGRVTVEL from the coding sequence ATGGCCGAAGTGGGGATGCGTCCCCCGGCGTCGCCGCTGCGGCGCCGGGCGTTGCGCGCGCTGCGGTGGCTCTTCACGCCCCTGCGGCCGGACGACTACCTCGAACTGATCAACCCCCTGTGGTCGACCCGGGAGCTGCGCGGGCTCGTCGAGCGGGTCGAGCCCGAGCGGGGCGGCGCGGCCACCGTGCTGATCCGGCCGGGCTACGACTGGGTCGGGCACCGGCCCGGCCAGTACGTGCGGCTGGGCGTGGTGATCGACGGCGTGCACCACTGGCGCGCGTACTCGCTGACGTCGAGCCCGGGCCGCGCGGACGGGCTCATCTCGATCACGCCCAAGAAGGTCGACGGCGGGGTCGTCTCGCCGTACCTGGTCGAGCGGGCCCGGCCCGGTGAGCTCGTGCGGCTGGGCGAGGTCGAAGGGGCGTTCACGCTGCCCGACCGGCTCGACCGCGGCCTGCTGTTCGTCACGGCCGGCAGCGGCATCACGCCGGTCATGAGCATGCTGCGGCACCTGGCGCCGGGTCCGGGGCTGCGCGACGTCGTGCACGTCCATTCGGCACGGGACGCGACCGGCGTCATCTTCGGCGAAGAGCTGGAGGCGCTCGAGAAGGAGCACGACGGCTTCCGGCTCGAACTGCGCGTCACCGGCCGGGACGGGCGGTTCGCCCCGGCCGAGCTGGACACCCTGTGCCCGGACTGGCGCGAGCGGGAGTGCTACGCCTGCGGCCCCGGCGAACTCCTCGACGCGCTGCAGGCGCATTGGAAGCGCCACGGCGACGTCGAGCGGCTGCACCACGAACGGTTCCAGCCGATCGTCGGTGGCGAAGGTGCCGAGGGGGCCGGCGGGTCGGTGCGCTTCGCCCACCGCAACCTCGACGCCGACTGCCCGCCCGGCACCCCGATCCTCGTCGCCGGCGAGGAAGCGGGCGTCGACATGCCCTTCGGCTGCCGGGTCGGGGTGTGCCACACGTGCGTCCTACCGATCCGGGAGGGCCGCATCCGCGACCTGCGCACGAACGTCGTCAGCGAGAAGCACAACGAGATCGTGCGCACCTGCGTGCACGGTGCCGAAGGCCGGGTCACGGTCGAACTCTGA
- a CDS encoding acyl-CoA desaturase, giving the protein MSSTTHPFAHLSADQLDELAREFDAIHDQVRADLGERDRRYIKGVIRLHRQIAVAGRALLLGSRSKAAWAAGTGCLAVAKILENMEIGHNVLHGQWDWMNDPYIHSSTWDWDTASTAAAWKHSHNYIHHTYTNIRGKDKDLGYEIMRIDPHQKWHPAYLAQPFYNLLLMAFFEWGVAVHDLDVEAIRAGEKPLKDVWHDIKGISGKARDQILKDYVGWPLVSALAATAVGRLARPEPRSRRRVLADRARGRGFRGAVRAQLAAVRKEGGGTFAATFWADFTANIIRNLWAHSIIFCGHFPDQTYTFGQDEVRDETRGGWYVRQLVGAANITGSPLFHLMSGNLGYQVEHHLFPDMPSSRYSEIAPRVRDICRRYGLPYNTGPLSRQLGTVHRTILRLALPGGKPRPKPGPYRGDEVARAA; this is encoded by the coding sequence ATGTCCTCGACAACCCACCCGTTCGCCCACCTGAGCGCGGACCAGCTCGACGAACTCGCCCGCGAGTTCGACGCCATCCACGACCAGGTGCGCGCCGACCTCGGCGAACGCGACCGCCGGTACATCAAGGGCGTGATCCGGCTGCACCGGCAGATCGCCGTCGCCGGCCGCGCCCTGCTGCTCGGCTCCCGGTCCAAAGCGGCCTGGGCGGCGGGCACCGGCTGCCTGGCCGTCGCGAAGATCCTGGAGAACATGGAGATCGGGCACAACGTCCTGCACGGCCAGTGGGACTGGATGAACGACCCGTACATCCATTCGTCCACATGGGACTGGGACACGGCGTCGACCGCGGCGGCGTGGAAGCACTCGCACAACTACATCCACCACACGTACACGAACATCCGCGGCAAGGACAAGGATCTCGGCTACGAGATCATGCGCATCGACCCGCACCAGAAGTGGCACCCGGCGTACCTGGCGCAGCCGTTCTACAACCTGCTGCTGATGGCGTTCTTCGAGTGGGGCGTGGCGGTCCACGACCTCGACGTCGAAGCGATCCGCGCCGGTGAGAAGCCGCTGAAGGACGTGTGGCACGACATCAAGGGCATCTCGGGCAAGGCCCGCGACCAGATCCTCAAGGACTACGTCGGCTGGCCCCTGGTGAGCGCGCTGGCCGCGACCGCCGTGGGACGGCTCGCGCGGCCCGAACCCCGGTCACGGCGCCGGGTGCTCGCGGACCGGGCCCGCGGCCGCGGCTTCCGGGGCGCCGTGCGGGCCCAGCTCGCCGCCGTCCGCAAGGAAGGCGGTGGCACGTTCGCCGCGACGTTCTGGGCGGACTTCACCGCGAACATCATCCGCAACCTGTGGGCGCATTCGATCATCTTCTGCGGCCACTTCCCCGACCAGACGTACACGTTCGGCCAGGACGAGGTCCGCGACGAAACCCGCGGCGGCTGGTACGTCCGCCAGCTCGTCGGCGCGGCGAACATCACCGGCTCCCCGCTGTTCCACCTGATGAGCGGCAACCTCGGCTACCAGGTCGAGCACCACCTGTTCCCGGACATGCCCAGCAGCCGCTATTCGGAGATCGCGCCGCGGGTCCGGGACATCTGCCGCCGCTACGGCCTGCCGTACAACACGGGCCCGCTGTCCCGCCAGCTCGGCACGGTCCACCGGACGATCCTCCGGCTGGCCCTGCCCGGCGGGAAGCCCCGCCCGAAGCCCGGCCCCTACCGCGGCGACGAGGTGGCCC
- a CDS encoding DUF58 domain-containing protein: protein MRLTRRGVFVLAAAVVLYAVGEAAGYALFRALGGIAAAAVLVAVAVVRFRPDVEVERTVLPDRIERGEPALATLTVRNTGTRRHGGFAAGDRTGAETHGVRVRPLAPGASATYHYELPTTRRGRLEVGPLVLDRPDLFALARGERAVGGTASLWVHPRRHAVRPARAGHPRHHHDGPITDPPLRGSADLRAVRQYVIGDEVRHLHWKASARTGRLMVREYADPAQLRYTVLLDTRPAALTAAAFEEAVEVAASLLFASATAGQHCRLITPTGTDTPVDSGLRVARVVLDELCLVTQDGADDAPLLPASLAAGRRPGGVVVVVTGPDADLGPARRWHPDTVIRLGARSVAGAGQISAVDAADAAARWNALMTGTA, encoded by the coding sequence GTGCGGCTCACCCGCCGCGGGGTCTTCGTGCTCGCCGCCGCGGTCGTGCTGTACGCCGTGGGCGAGGCGGCCGGGTACGCGCTGTTCCGGGCGCTGGGCGGGATCGCGGCGGCCGCGGTGCTCGTGGCGGTGGCCGTCGTCCGGTTCCGGCCCGACGTCGAGGTCGAGCGCACCGTGCTGCCGGACCGGATCGAGCGCGGCGAACCCGCACTGGCCACGCTGACCGTCCGCAACACCGGCACGCGCCGGCACGGCGGCTTCGCGGCGGGCGACCGCACGGGTGCGGAGACGCACGGCGTGCGCGTGCGCCCGCTGGCGCCGGGCGCGTCGGCGACGTACCACTACGAGCTGCCCACCACCCGCCGCGGCCGGCTCGAGGTGGGCCCGCTGGTCCTCGACCGGCCCGACCTGTTCGCCCTCGCCCGCGGCGAGCGCGCGGTCGGCGGCACGGCGAGCCTGTGGGTGCACCCGCGGCGGCACGCGGTGCGCCCGGCGCGCGCCGGGCACCCGCGCCACCACCACGACGGGCCGATCACGGATCCGCCGTTGCGCGGCTCGGCGGACCTGCGCGCGGTCCGGCAGTACGTGATCGGCGACGAAGTCCGCCACCTGCACTGGAAAGCGTCGGCCCGAACCGGGCGGCTCATGGTGCGCGAGTACGCCGACCCGGCCCAGCTGCGCTACACGGTCCTGCTCGACACCCGCCCGGCAGCACTGACGGCGGCCGCGTTCGAGGAAGCGGTCGAGGTGGCGGCGTCGCTGCTGTTCGCGTCGGCGACGGCGGGGCAGCACTGCCGGCTGATCACGCCGACCGGCACGGACACCCCGGTGGACAGCGGCCTGCGCGTGGCGAGGGTGGTGCTGGACGAGCTGTGCCTGGTCACCCAGGACGGCGCTGACGATGCCCCGCTGCTGCCGGCGTCGTTGGCGGCCGGGCGCCGTCCGGGCGGGGTCGTGGTGGTGGTGACGGGACCGGACGCGGATCTCGGCCCGGCCCGGCGCTGGCACCCGGACACGGTGATCCGCCTCGGCGCACGGTCGGTCGCGGGGGCGGGGCAGATCTCGGCGGTGGACGCGGCGGATGCGGCGGCGCGGTGGAACGCGCTGATGACGGGGACAGCGTGA
- a CDS encoding MoxR family ATPase: protein MTPTPKAAYELIAENVQTVVRGKPELVRLAVAALFAEGHLLIEDVPGLGKTTLARCLARSVGASWNRIQFTPDLLPGDITGVMVYHQNAERFQFHPGGIFANVVLADEINRGTPKTQSALLEVMAERRVTVDAVSQDVPRPFFVVATQNPIELEGTYRLPEAQLDRFLMRLSVGYPDHDAEMRVVMGDCAGVTPDELRPVLDLAAVQAVIAEVRKSHLAPEIVSYAVRLATASRTHPAVRYGASPRGSIALIRAAQALAATYGRDFVTPDDVKDVTHPVLGHRLVLTPDAELNQRLTADVVDELLAETPAPAATAGR from the coding sequence GTGACCCCGACTCCCAAGGCCGCCTACGAGCTGATCGCGGAGAACGTCCAGACGGTCGTGCGCGGCAAGCCCGAACTCGTCCGCCTCGCCGTCGCCGCGCTGTTCGCCGAAGGGCACCTGCTCATCGAAGACGTGCCGGGCCTCGGCAAGACGACGCTCGCCCGCTGCCTGGCGCGCAGCGTCGGCGCGAGCTGGAACCGCATCCAGTTCACGCCGGACCTGCTGCCCGGCGACATCACCGGCGTGATGGTCTACCACCAGAACGCCGAGCGGTTCCAGTTCCACCCCGGCGGGATCTTCGCGAACGTCGTGCTGGCCGACGAAATCAACCGCGGCACGCCGAAGACGCAGTCCGCGCTGCTGGAGGTGATGGCCGAGCGGCGGGTGACGGTCGACGCGGTCAGCCAGGACGTGCCGCGGCCGTTCTTCGTGGTGGCCACGCAGAACCCGATCGAGCTGGAGGGCACCTACCGGCTGCCGGAGGCGCAGCTCGACCGGTTCCTGATGCGGCTTTCGGTCGGCTACCCGGACCACGACGCCGAAATGCGGGTCGTGATGGGGGACTGCGCCGGGGTGACGCCGGACGAGCTGCGGCCGGTGCTCGACCTCGCCGCCGTGCAGGCGGTGATCGCCGAGGTCCGGAAGTCCCACCTGGCCCCGGAAATCGTGTCCTACGCCGTCCGGCTGGCCACGGCGAGCCGGACGCACCCGGCCGTCCGCTACGGCGCCAGCCCGCGCGGCAGCATCGCGCTGATCCGCGCCGCGCAGGCGCTCGCGGCCACCTACGGCCGCGACTTCGTCACGCCCGACGACGTCAAGGACGTCACGCACCCGGTGCTCGGGCACCGGCTCGTGCTGACGCCGGACGCGGAGCTGAACCAGCGGCTCACCGCCGACGTCGTCGACGAACTGCTGGCCGAGACGCCCGCGCCGGCGGCCACGGCGGGGCGGTAG
- a CDS encoding fibronectin type III domain-containing protein has translation MYVDVAGEGTEKKGRGLGAAARTRLVVAFLVAGCLALIGVAVAGRAPMPSDLEYVQAGHWVYSDALQSALHVDGGAGQVDARAGVPSGPGSQVVQGGRSGYVVDRSRISMFDKSTLGVESAIAPPATETPSVLEVAGGPYLVYRNAGRIVRLGDPVATVAAGGPLSSPVATTDGTLWVYRIDTGSVCELPRGAATPTCPAQLPAGHSGLPALVDDRPVLLDVTADTLSPVSKDGLGEPVAIGVKLPPTALVADTSVDGRLAVADPDRNQLHLLDTAGLGKDGPAGHPVSVDLPKDGRFSGPVATAHVVALVDETRNEVRTYDSRGSLKSTKKVPGAAGRPRLAHGQDDRVYVDSADGSHVLVVDGESGSVADVAVDEQARHQAATPPPAPPQPSDTGSAPPPQQQQQQQPPSRPAPPPVAKATPPGAPRNVNASASDGAIKVTWSGAADNGARITAYHVSWPGGSTTVAGSARRATVSGLDNGKSYVVTVSAENSAGTGPGASAKAAAPGQAAGAPAVTLTAALGGKVSASWSAPDLHGADLVHYLVSATGAGERQVSGTSAQFSGLTGSVTVTVRAVTRYGSGAALTGSPGKKTVRVPSGPPTVKITHVQGRGAPDQQIIVTVTANGNGAAATCKASALGGSSPSVPCSGTTNLTISNIYWVGAIPVDVTITTSAGTGSDHFQGTPAFVVVLGPLALLGTRRLLKKTGKTEAKKET, from the coding sequence ATGTATGTCGACGTGGCCGGGGAGGGCACGGAGAAGAAGGGCCGCGGGCTGGGTGCTGCCGCGCGGACCCGGCTGGTGGTCGCGTTCCTGGTCGCCGGGTGCCTCGCGCTGATCGGGGTGGCCGTCGCCGGCCGCGCGCCGATGCCGTCGGACCTGGAGTACGTCCAGGCCGGGCACTGGGTGTACAGCGATGCACTCCAATCGGCGCTGCACGTCGACGGCGGCGCGGGCCAGGTCGATGCGCGGGCGGGGGTGCCCTCCGGCCCGGGCAGCCAGGTCGTGCAGGGCGGCCGGTCCGGCTACGTCGTCGACCGGTCGCGGATCAGCATGTTCGACAAGTCGACATTGGGTGTCGAGAGCGCGATCGCGCCGCCCGCCACCGAAACGCCGTCGGTGCTGGAGGTCGCGGGCGGGCCGTACCTGGTCTACCGCAACGCCGGCCGGATCGTCCGGCTCGGCGACCCGGTGGCCACGGTCGCGGCCGGCGGCCCGCTGTCCTCGCCCGTCGCGACCACCGACGGAACCCTGTGGGTGTACCGGATCGACACCGGCTCGGTGTGCGAACTGCCGCGCGGGGCCGCCACCCCGACCTGCCCGGCGCAGCTGCCCGCCGGGCACAGCGGGCTGCCGGCGCTCGTCGACGACCGGCCGGTGCTGCTGGACGTCACCGCGGACACGCTGAGCCCGGTGAGCAAGGACGGCCTGGGCGAGCCGGTCGCGATCGGCGTCAAGCTGCCCCCGACCGCCTTGGTGGCCGACACCTCGGTCGACGGGCGGCTGGCCGTCGCCGACCCGGACCGCAACCAGCTGCACCTGCTCGACACCGCCGGGCTCGGCAAGGACGGGCCGGCGGGCCACCCGGTTTCGGTCGACCTGCCCAAGGACGGCCGGTTCAGCGGCCCGGTCGCCACCGCGCACGTCGTCGCGCTGGTCGACGAGACCCGCAACGAGGTCCGGACCTACGACAGCCGGGGCTCGCTCAAGAGCACCAAGAAGGTTCCCGGCGCCGCCGGGCGGCCGCGGCTGGCCCACGGCCAGGACGACCGCGTCTACGTCGACAGCGCGGACGGCTCGCACGTCCTGGTCGTCGACGGCGAAAGCGGCTCGGTGGCCGACGTGGCCGTCGACGAGCAGGCGCGGCACCAGGCCGCCACCCCGCCGCCGGCTCCGCCGCAGCCGTCGGACACGGGTTCGGCGCCACCACCGCAACAACAGCAGCAGCAACAGCCGCCGTCCCGGCCCGCGCCGCCGCCGGTCGCGAAGGCGACGCCGCCGGGCGCGCCGCGCAACGTCAACGCGTCCGCCTCCGACGGCGCCATCAAGGTGACGTGGTCGGGCGCGGCGGACAACGGCGCGCGGATCACCGCGTACCACGTGTCCTGGCCGGGCGGGTCGACGACGGTCGCCGGCTCGGCGCGGCGCGCCACCGTGAGCGGGCTGGACAACGGGAAGTCCTACGTAGTCACGGTGTCCGCCGAGAACTCCGCGGGCACCGGCCCGGGCGCCAGTGCGAAGGCGGCGGCGCCGGGGCAGGCGGCCGGCGCGCCCGCGGTCACCCTGACCGCCGCGCTGGGCGGGAAGGTGTCGGCGAGCTGGTCCGCGCCGGACCTGCACGGAGCGGACCTGGTGCACTACCTGGTGAGCGCGACCGGTGCGGGGGAGCGCCAGGTTTCCGGGACGTCGGCGCAGTTCTCCGGGCTCACCGGGTCCGTCACGGTCACCGTCCGCGCGGTGACCAGGTACGGCTCGGGCGCCGCGCTCACCGGGAGCCCGGGCAAGAAGACGGTGCGCGTGCCCTCGGGCCCGCCGACGGTGAAGATCACCCACGTCCAGGGCCGGGGCGCGCCGGACCAGCAGATCATCGTCACCGTGACGGCGAACGGCAACGGCGCGGCCGCGACGTGCAAGGCGAGCGCGCTGGGTGGCTCGTCCCCGTCCGTTCCGTGCAGCGGTACCACGAACCTCACCATCTCGAACATCTACTGGGTCGGCGCGATCCCGGTCGACGTCACCATCACGACGTCGGCGGGCACCGGCTCTGACCACTTCCAGGGCACGCCCGCGTTCGTGGTCGTGCTCGGCCCGCTCGCGCTGCTGGGAACGCGCCGCCTGCTCAAGAAGACCGGAAAAACCGAGGCGAAGAAGGAAACGTGA
- a CDS encoding peptidase inhibitor family I36 protein yields the protein MRRKIVAAALIVGIQPVLVGLATAGPAFADCPASTFCLYQTHDYHDGEYRYAPTTTCTNLGAGITNNANSMRNYRNHQVRLWDLPGCGGALTYTAQAFSYDSDFGNNGFSNKASSLKRI from the coding sequence ATGAGACGGAAAATCGTCGCGGCCGCGTTGATCGTGGGCATCCAGCCGGTGCTCGTGGGCCTCGCCACCGCGGGGCCCGCGTTCGCCGACTGCCCCGCCAGCACGTTCTGCCTGTACCAGACGCACGACTACCACGACGGCGAGTACCGGTACGCCCCGACCACGACCTGCACCAACCTCGGGGCGGGGATCACCAACAACGCCAACTCCATGCGGAACTACCGCAACCACCAGGTGCGACTGTGGGACCTCCCCGGCTGCGGCGGCGCGCTCACCTACACCGCGCAGGCGTTCTCCTACGACTCGGACTTCGGGAACAACGGCTTCTCGAACAAGGCCAGTTCGCTCAAACGCATCTGA
- a CDS encoding type VII secretion protein EccE, translating into MTDSGAARANGYRGAPAPPPAHPVATRPAAFGAAAGADVASRAAAREAALAALSAARQPSSPARVPAPVAPPSPPRTPPPAHHRPTGRPRALGAARIVCGQVVLVALVLAATRPWPVLVAVAIPAAVVVALTTVRVHGRWLSAWLVVGSDYLLRNRTRDLRGPAEAGRELLRLLSPEATGTTGDTGFLLSRAAGITVVLQPKSAGRDPAMPSPETLLPPPHEQTEAVAAQVVHHAGIPRDRPPRVWLALQALRTVDVQHDTDVQRALGNAVRRVQRRLRRDGLPAHGLTEPELLGTLASLAHVNAGRGQVREDWRYWHSGKIAQATFRLGGWAELPPGVAPQLLRWLPAKLPRAAVTVAVTAHRPTATAPTRTEATLRLAAASTAELDHAAAELTRLAGEWALSVDRLDGRHAQGVAATVPIGLAGP; encoded by the coding sequence ATGACGGATTCCGGCGCGGCTCGGGCGAACGGGTACCGCGGCGCGCCCGCGCCACCGCCCGCGCACCCCGTGGCCACCCGGCCGGCCGCGTTCGGCGCGGCGGCCGGCGCGGACGTGGCTTCCCGCGCGGCGGCCCGGGAGGCCGCGCTCGCCGCGTTGTCCGCGGCACGGCAGCCGTCGTCCCCGGCGCGCGTCCCGGCGCCCGTGGCGCCGCCGAGCCCGCCGCGGACTCCCCCGCCGGCGCACCACCGCCCCACCGGACGGCCGCGCGCGCTCGGCGCCGCGCGGATCGTCTGCGGGCAGGTCGTCCTGGTCGCGCTGGTGCTGGCCGCGACCCGGCCGTGGCCGGTGCTCGTCGCCGTGGCGATCCCGGCGGCGGTGGTCGTGGCCCTGACGACGGTCCGAGTGCACGGCCGCTGGCTGTCCGCGTGGCTGGTGGTGGGCTCGGACTACCTGCTGCGGAACCGGACCCGCGACCTGCGCGGCCCGGCCGAGGCGGGCCGCGAGCTGCTGCGGCTGCTCTCGCCCGAAGCGACCGGGACCACCGGCGACACCGGCTTCCTGCTCAGCCGCGCGGCCGGGATCACCGTGGTGCTGCAACCGAAGTCGGCCGGGCGGGACCCGGCGATGCCGTCTCCGGAGACCTTGCTCCCCCCGCCGCACGAACAGACCGAGGCGGTCGCGGCGCAGGTCGTCCACCACGCGGGGATCCCGCGGGACCGTCCGCCGAGGGTGTGGCTGGCGTTGCAGGCGCTGCGCACGGTCGACGTCCAGCACGACACCGACGTCCAGCGAGCGCTCGGCAACGCGGTGCGGCGGGTGCAGCGCCGGCTCCGCCGGGACGGGCTGCCCGCCCACGGCCTGACCGAACCGGAGCTGCTGGGCACGCTGGCCTCGCTCGCGCACGTCAACGCGGGCCGCGGGCAGGTGCGCGAGGACTGGCGGTACTGGCACAGCGGCAAGATCGCGCAGGCGACGTTCCGGCTCGGCGGCTGGGCGGAGCTACCGCCCGGCGTGGCGCCCCAGCTGCTGCGCTGGCTCCCGGCGAAGCTCCCGCGCGCGGCGGTCACGGTGGCCGTCACCGCCCACCGCCCGACCGCGACGGCTCCCACCCGCACCGAAGCCACCCTCCGCCTCGCGGCGGCGAGCACCGCGGAGCTGGACCACGCGGCCGCGGAGCTGACCCGGTTGGCGGGTGAGTGGGCACTGTCGGTGGACCGCCTCGACGGCCGCCACGCCCAGGGGGTGGCGGCGACGGTGCCGATCGGCCTCGCCGGTCCGTGA